GCGACGTGCAAGAATTTGTGCCCGATTGCGTTAATCAGGCACTGCACGCCAAATTCAAGTACTAGGTTTATCAGCTGCGTTTTTGGCGGCTTGCTGTTCTGCGGCCTGTTTCGCCTGATGACGGCGGGCAATCTCATCCCAATCGATGTTATTACAGGTTTCACACTCCTCTTTCAGAATGCGCACTTTCACCAGCAACGCATGAATTTTACAACCCATACAAAAGCCTAATATCGCCTCCATCCACATAAACGCAATACAAATCCACACCAGCGTTGTGGGAATCCAAAACGGCATATAGTTGTAATGCGTCGGTAGCAGAGTTTGGCCGGTTAGACTATTCACCCAGCCTGCAAACACCTCTGGATTAAAGAAAATTAAACAAACAATAATAAAGCTGCTGCCCAAAGTCCAAGCAAAGCGTTTTGGCACCAAAGGCTTCCAAACGACAGGCTGGCGCGCGGCCAACAAACTGGCAATTAAAATCGTAGGCGATAGTCGCGATAAATACTTCGACATCCCGGCAATCATTTCAAACAATGCATACCAAAGCACCCAGGTTTGAAACGTCCAATCATAAGTCCTGCGCACCGCCTCAACCTGATAAATAATGCGTCCTTCCCAATCCATTTCATAAGTATCGACCGAGGTATTGCCATCAACCAACCACACCGGAAAATAAATCGCATCATACAGAGTCAATCCCATATACAGCGGAATCGCCAACAACATCCCCGCACGAATCCGTACTGCCATATCATTGATATAAAGCGATTGCTCGCGCGGGTCACGAAACCACAAATTTTGCAGTGCATTCACATAAGCCTGCCACATGATAAACCCCATCAAAATATATTACTGTTTAATTATATTACGCCCAGCTGTACCAATAATTCTAATAGAAAAGCTTAATGGGGTTATCGGCAGGCCTAGCGCCAATGCCACAAGCAATAAAGCATCAAATACGTAGTGTGCTAAAATAATCCAATATTGCAACAACCACCCAAATCACCT
This Thiomicrospira cyclica ALM1 DNA region includes the following protein-coding sequences:
- a CDS encoding DUF4395 domain-containing protein, whose translation is MWQAYVNALQNLWFRDPREQSLYINDMAVRIRAGMLLAIPLYMGLTLYDAIYFPVWLVDGNTSVDTYEMDWEGRIIYQVEAVRRTYDWTFQTWVLWYALFEMIAGMSKYLSRLSPTILIASLLAARQPVVWKPLVPKRFAWTLGSSFIIVCLIFFNPEVFAGWVNSLTGQTLLPTHYNYMPFWIPTTLVWICIAFMWMEAILGFCMGCKIHALLVKVRILKEECETCNNIDWDEIARRHQAKQAAEQQAAKNAADKPST